Sequence from the Emcibacter sp. SYSU 3D8 genome:
CCCAATCGACCCCCCTGCGGGACGGCAAGCGGAGCGGCTACACGATCGACCCGGCGTTTGTCGACAGGGTCGAGGTGGTGTACGGCGCGAATGCAATCCAGGGCGTCGGTGCAACCGGCGGAGTCATCAATTACGTGACGGTCGCGGCGCCGGAGTCCGGCGATTGGCTGAACCGCATCTCCCTTGAACTCACGACGGACGACTTCAAGAAGAACGGCTTCCATTACAAGGCTTCGGCGCTGACGGCAACGAAGCTGGGGCTGTTCGATTTCGTGCTGGGCGCGACATTCGACAAACGCGACCTTTATTACGACGGCAAGGGACGGCCGGTGGGCGTGGATACCACCCAAGGCGACACGATGGACACGCAGGCCTGGAACATCTTCGCCAAGCTGGGCTTCGACCTCGACGAGGACCAACGACTGGAGTTCATGGCCAATATCTTCGAGCAAGAAGGTGATGGCGACTATGTGGTGGTACCCGGCAGCATCGCCGCGGGGATTCCGGCGACCTCGGTGAAGGGCGTCCCGCCGGGGGATCCGACCTATAACGATGCGCGGAATTTCGCGCTCACCTACCGGCACAGCAATCTGGTGGGGGGCGTGCTGACGCTTCAGGGCTTCTATTACGATTTCTATGCCCTGTATGGAGGAGACACCTTTCCCGTCTTTCAAGACCCGTCCATCGCGCCAGTCGGCACCCTGTTCGACCAGTCGGCGCTCAGCTCTGAAAAGTACGGCGCGAAGCTGACATATGCCCGCGAGGACAC
This genomic interval carries:
- a CDS encoding TonB-dependent receptor plug domain-containing protein, yielding MRGRTPLYMVDSIPQSTPLRDGKRSGYTIDPAFVDRVEVVYGANAIQGVGATGGVINYVTVAAPESGDWLNRISLELTTDDFKKNGFHYKASALTATKLGLFDFVLGATFDKRDLYYDGKGRPVGVDTTQGDTMDTQAWNIFAKLGFDLDEDQRLEFMANIFEQEGDGDYVVVPGSIAAGIPATSVKGVPPGDPTYNDARNFALTYRHSNLVGGVLTLQGFYYDFYALYGGDTFPVFQDPSIAPVGTLFDQSALSSEKYGAKLTYAREDT